A genomic segment from Topomyia yanbarensis strain Yona2022 unplaced genomic scaffold, ASM3024719v1 HiC_scaffold_75, whole genome shotgun sequence encodes:
- the LOC131696120 gene encoding guanine nucleotide-binding protein subunit gamma-1-like, whose translation MDIMASNLQQQRAITEQLRREAAIHRVPVTQAVADIVKYVTEHEAEDCLLVGFSSQKVNPFREKSSCQIL comes from the coding sequence ATGGACATAATGGCTTCTAACCTCCAGCAGCAACGGGCCATTACAGAGCAGTTGAGACGTGAGGCCGCGATCCATCGGGTCCCGGTTACACAAGCAGTTGCCGATATTGTTAAGTACGTAACGGAGCATGAAGCAGAAGATTGCCTgttggttggattttccagccAGAAGGTAAATCCGTTCCGGGAGAAAAGTTCCTGTCAAATTCTGTAA